From the genome of Erythrobacter litoralis, one region includes:
- a CDS encoding alpha-ketoacid dehydrogenase subunit beta translates to MSAEAKQDVAAETTERRINMIEAINEALDIMLERDPDVIVMGEDVGYFGGVFRCTAGLQEKHGRTRVFDTPISECGIIGVAVGMGAYGLRPVPEIQFADYIYPGLDQLISEAARLRYRSAAEFIAPMTVRSPFGGGIFGGQTHSQSPESLFTHVSGLKTVIPSTPYDAKGLLIAAIEDNDPVIFFEPKRIYNGPFSGFYDRPVEPWKKHPQSVVPEGYYRIPLGKARLVAEGEELTILAYGTMVHVAEAVAKEKGVDADILDLRTLVPLDIEAVEKSVEKTGKCLIVHEATRTSGFGAELSALVTERCFYHLEAPVTRVTGFDTPYPHSLEWAYFPGPVRIGEAIDKILKD, encoded by the coding sequence ATGAGCGCCGAAGCGAAGCAGGACGTGGCCGCAGAGACAACCGAACGCCGCATCAACATGATCGAGGCGATCAACGAGGCGCTCGACATCATGCTCGAACGCGATCCGGACGTGATCGTGATGGGCGAGGATGTCGGCTATTTCGGCGGCGTCTTCCGCTGCACTGCGGGCCTCCAGGAAAAGCACGGGCGAACCCGGGTGTTCGACACGCCGATCTCCGAATGCGGGATCATCGGCGTCGCGGTGGGGATGGGCGCATATGGCCTGCGCCCCGTGCCGGAAATCCAGTTCGCCGATTACATCTATCCCGGCCTCGACCAGCTCATTTCGGAGGCAGCGCGGCTGCGTTATCGATCGGCGGCGGAATTCATTGCCCCAATGACGGTGCGATCGCCCTTTGGCGGGGGGATCTTCGGCGGGCAGACCCATTCGCAGTCGCCTGAAAGCCTGTTCACCCATGTCTCCGGGTTGAAGACGGTGATCCCGTCCACGCCCTATGACGCAAAGGGCCTCCTGATCGCGGCGATCGAGGATAACGACCCGGTGATCTTCTTCGAGCCCAAGCGGATCTACAACGGGCCGTTCTCGGGCTTCTACGATCGCCCGGTCGAACCCTGGAAGAAGCACCCGCAAAGCGTCGTTCCCGAAGGGTATTACCGCATCCCGCTGGGTAAGGCGCGTCTTGTGGCCGAGGGCGAGGAGCTCACCATCCTTGCCTACGGTACGATGGTCCATGTTGCGGAAGCCGTGGCGAAGGAGAAGGGTGTTGATGCCGACATCCTTGACCTCAGGACGCTCGTTCCGCTCGACATCGAGGCTGTGGAAAAGTCTGTGGAGAAGACGGGAAAATGCCTGATCGTCCACGAGGCGACCCGCACCTCCGGCTTCGGCGCGGAATTGTCGGCGCTCGTTACCGAACGCTGCTTCTATCACCTCGAAGCACCCGTCACGCGGGTCACCGGGTTCGACACGCCCTATCCCCACAGCCTCGAATGGGCCTATTTCCCCGGTCCCGTCCGCATCGGCGAGGCCATCGACAAGATCCTGAAGGACTGA
- a CDS encoding 3-methyl-2-oxobutanoate dehydrogenase (2-methylpropanoyl-transferring) subunit alpha, whose amino-acid sequence MADPADKPPRGGDNRPALALHVPEPKSRPGDPVDFSDLDIGEAGSQPRPDEGAHPSEMTGLAYDLIRVLGDDDRAHGPWDPKLDPETLRTMLRHMAMTRAFDERMFRGQRQGKTSFYMKCTGEEATSIATSMALASDDMVFPSYRQQGILIARGYPLIEMINQIYSNKGDKLKGRQLPIMYSSREHSFFSISGNLATQTPQAVGWAMASAIKGDSRIAATWVGEGSTAEGDFHSACTFATVYNAPVILNVINNQWAISSFSGFAGAERTTFAARALGYGLAGLRVDGNDPLACYASQLWAANRARANKGPTLIEYFTYRAEGHSTSDDPSGYRSAQEREDWPLGDPVKRLRDHLIAIGEWDEDRQAAMDKECAEQVKEVTKEAEKNGILGHGLHQPFRTMFEDVFEELPWHLKEQAEQATRERIKKFGEKGPNR is encoded by the coding sequence ATGGCCGATCCGGCCGACAAACCGCCCCGGGGCGGGGACAACCGCCCCGCGCTCGCACTGCACGTGCCCGAGCCGAAATCCCGCCCGGGCGATCCGGTCGATTTCTCCGATCTCGATATCGGCGAGGCGGGCTCGCAGCCCCGGCCGGACGAGGGCGCGCATCCGTCCGAAATGACCGGACTCGCCTACGACCTGATCCGCGTGCTGGGCGATGACGACAGGGCGCATGGCCCCTGGGATCCGAAGCTCGATCCCGAAACCCTGCGCACCATGCTGCGCCACATGGCGATGACCCGGGCATTCGATGAACGCATGTTTCGCGGGCAGAGGCAGGGCAAGACCAGTTTCTACATGAAGTGCACCGGCGAGGAGGCGACCAGCATCGCGACCTCGATGGCGCTCGCCTCTGACGACATGGTTTTCCCCAGTTACCGCCAGCAGGGCATCCTGATCGCGCGCGGTTATCCCCTGATCGAGATGATCAACCAGATCTATTCGAACAAGGGCGACAAGCTGAAGGGCCGCCAGCTGCCGATCATGTATTCGAGCCGCGAACACAGCTTCTTCAGCATCTCCGGCAATCTCGCGACCCAGACCCCGCAGGCGGTCGGCTGGGCGATGGCGAGCGCGATCAAGGGCGACAGCCGGATCGCTGCGACCTGGGTGGGCGAGGGATCCACCGCAGAAGGCGATTTCCACAGCGCCTGCACATTCGCGACGGTCTACAATGCACCGGTTATCCTCAATGTCATCAACAACCAGTGGGCGATTTCGAGCTTCTCGGGCTTTGCCGGGGCGGAGCGGACGACCTTCGCCGCGCGCGCGCTCGGCTATGGACTTGCGGGGCTGAGGGTGGACGGGAACGACCCGCTCGCCTGCTATGCCAGCCAGTTGTGGGCGGCGAACCGGGCGCGGGCGAACAAGGGGCCGACCCTGATCGAATATTTCACCTACCGTGCCGAGGGCCATTCGACCTCGGACGATCCGTCGGGCTACCGCTCCGCGCAGGAGCGGGAGGACTGGCCTTTGGGCGATCCCGTGAAGCGGCTCAGGGACCATCTCATCGCGATCGGCGAATGGGACGAAGATCGCCAGGCAGCGATGGACAAGGAATGCGCCGAACAGGTCAAGGAAGTGACCAAGGAGGCCGAGAAAAACGGCATTCTCGGCCACGGCCTCCACCAGCCGTTCCGCACCATGTTCGAGGACGTGTTCGAGGAACTGCCCTGGCATCTCAAGGAACAGGCCGAGCAGGCCACGCGCGAGCGGATCAAGAAGTTCGGCGAGAAGGGGCCCAATCGATGA
- the thyA gene encoding thymidylate synthase — translation MESVPHPDSSPHYERQYLDLMRRIWDGGSERADRTGVGTRSICGAQLRFDLEGGAMPLLTTKRVYWKTATREMLWFLTGDTNIRPLVLQGVKIWNEWPHARYVRETGDDIALDAFVERIAEDEAFAKRWGDLGPVYGKQWVDWPTFRYRKDGLYEQGPGINQVADVVESLRTNPASRRHIIEGWNVAELDRMALPPCHKTYQFHVAEDRGGEGKAARLNCVLYQRSCDVALGLPFNLWSAALLTRMIAQQVDMDPGELVWMGGDVHLYLNHAHLITEQLSREPNGHPRLEIVRRPPTIFDYGIEDFVVHDYAPQPPIKAPVAV, via the coding sequence ATGGAAAGCGTCCCGCATCCCGATTCTTCGCCCCATTACGAACGACAATATCTCGATCTGATGCGCCGCATCTGGGACGGCGGCAGCGAACGGGCCGATCGCACGGGCGTGGGCACGCGCTCGATCTGCGGGGCGCAACTGCGCTTCGACCTCGAGGGCGGGGCGATGCCGCTGCTCACCACCAAGCGGGTCTATTGGAAGACTGCCACGCGCGAGATGCTGTGGTTCCTCACCGGCGACACCAATATCCGCCCGCTCGTCCTGCAGGGCGTGAAGATCTGGAACGAATGGCCTCACGCGCGCTATGTCCGCGAAACGGGCGATGACATCGCGCTCGACGCGTTTGTCGAGAGGATCGCCGAAGACGAAGCTTTCGCTAAGCGCTGGGGCGACCTCGGGCCCGTCTATGGCAAGCAATGGGTCGACTGGCCCACCTTCCGCTATCGAAAGGACGGGCTGTATGAACAGGGGCCGGGGATCAACCAGGTCGCCGACGTGGTGGAAAGCCTGCGCACGAACCCTGCCAGTCGCCGCCACATCATCGAAGGCTGGAACGTCGCCGAACTCGATCGGATGGCACTCCCGCCCTGCCACAAGACCTATCAGTTCCATGTCGCCGAAGATCGCGGGGGCGAGGGGAAAGCTGCGCGGCTCAACTGCGTTCTCTACCAGCGCAGCTGCGACGTCGCGCTCGGCCTGCCGTTCAACCTGTGGTCGGCGGCTCTGCTCACCCGGATGATCGCACAACAGGTCGACATGGACCCGGGCGAGCTTGTGTGGATGGGCGGGGACGTCCATCTCTATCTGAACCACGCGCATCTGATCACCGAACAGCTCTCGCGCGAGCCGAACGGGCATCCGAGGCTGGAGATCGTGCGACGGCCTCCGACAATTTTCGACTATGGAATCGAGGATTTCGTGGTCCATGATTACGCCCCGCAGCCGCCGATCAAGGCACCTGTTGCGGTGTGA
- a CDS encoding NAD(P)H-dependent flavin oxidoreductase, whose protein sequence is MTEMVGCEFPLFAFSHCRDVVAAVSRAGGFGVLGAVSYTPEQLETELRWIDDHVEGKPYGVDVLIPEVQAVDQSITTQEILAAIPSEYRDMTARLLADAGVELEEAGPVPGSARPNTSLGQELLEVSFNHPVRLIANALGTAPPEMIEAGRRHGIPVAALVGAKEHAIKQIEAGVDILIAQGGEGGGHCGEVSTIVLVPEVLDAVERARADIPVLAAGGIMNGRQMAGMMAMGAAGAWCGSVWLATTEAETHEVFREKMIAASSRDTIRSKYRTGKYSRQLRSGWHARWEEAGLPALPMPLMMLLSEPVLRAIDKAAVNGNPKARELCSYFVGQGVGLVTEIRSAGGVVQDFKSEFAEGFEHLAAAIG, encoded by the coding sequence ATGACGGAAATGGTGGGATGCGAATTCCCGCTCTTCGCGTTTTCGCATTGCCGCGACGTGGTCGCCGCGGTCAGCCGCGCGGGCGGTTTCGGAGTGCTCGGCGCGGTCAGCTACACGCCCGAGCAGCTCGAGACGGAACTGCGCTGGATCGACGACCATGTCGAGGGCAAGCCCTATGGCGTCGATGTCCTCATTCCCGAAGTGCAGGCCGTCGACCAGTCGATAACCACGCAGGAGATCCTTGCGGCCATCCCGTCGGAATATCGCGACATGACCGCAAGGCTGCTGGCCGATGCCGGGGTCGAACTGGAGGAGGCCGGTCCCGTGCCTGGCTCGGCGCGGCCCAACACCTCGCTCGGGCAGGAATTGCTCGAGGTCAGCTTCAACCACCCGGTAAGGCTCATCGCCAATGCGCTCGGCACCGCGCCCCCGGAAATGATCGAGGCGGGCCGCAGGCACGGCATCCCGGTGGCGGCGCTGGTGGGGGCCAAGGAGCACGCTATCAAGCAGATCGAGGCCGGGGTCGACATCCTTATCGCGCAGGGCGGGGAAGGCGGAGGACATTGCGGCGAGGTAAGCACGATTGTACTCGTCCCCGAAGTGCTGGACGCGGTCGAACGCGCGCGCGCCGACATACCGGTGCTCGCGGCGGGGGGCATCATGAACGGGCGGCAGATGGCCGGCATGATGGCGATGGGCGCGGCCGGCGCGTGGTGCGGCAGCGTCTGGCTCGCCACCACCGAGGCCGAGACTCACGAAGTCTTTCGCGAGAAGATGATCGCCGCATCGAGCCGCGACACGATCCGTTCCAAATACCGGACCGGAAAATATTCCCGCCAGCTGCGCTCGGGCTGGCATGCACGTTGGGAGGAAGCAGGGCTGCCAGCCCTGCCGATGCCGCTGATGATGCTGCTGAGCGAACCGGTCCTGCGGGCGATCGACAAGGCCGCGGTGAACGGCAATCCCAAAGCAAGGGAGCTGTGCTCCTATTTCGTTGGACAGGGCGTGGGTCTCGTCACCGAAATCAGGAGCGCGGGCGGCGTGGTGCAGGACTTCAAGAGCGAATTCGCGGAGGGCTTCGAGCACCTTGCCGCGGCGATCGGATAG
- a CDS encoding crotonase/enoyl-CoA hydratase family protein: MTHPVLVEDEGPVRIVTINRPERRNPVDRDTAAALAEAFRTFDKDPAALVAVLQGAGGTFCAGADLKSFAEGAGNRVSPDGDGPMGPTRLALSKPVIAAVSGHAVAGGLELACWCDLRVVEEDAVFGVFCRRWGVPLIDGGTVRLPRIVGRGRALDMILTGRPVGAEEARDIGLATRVVAKGSALEEAVALAREIARFPQATMRSDRQSLYLGEALEVEAAMAIELELGIGNLEEGRAGAGRFSAGRGRAGDFEDI, encoded by the coding sequence ATGACGCATCCCGTTCTGGTCGAGGACGAAGGCCCGGTCCGCATCGTGACCATCAATCGCCCTGAGCGGCGCAATCCTGTCGATCGCGACACGGCCGCAGCGCTCGCAGAGGCATTTCGCACCTTCGACAAGGATCCGGCGGCTCTCGTCGCGGTCCTTCAAGGTGCCGGAGGCACGTTCTGCGCCGGCGCCGATCTGAAAAGCTTCGCCGAGGGCGCCGGCAACCGGGTCAGCCCTGATGGCGACGGGCCCATGGGACCGACGCGCCTTGCGCTGTCGAAACCCGTCATCGCTGCGGTATCCGGCCATGCGGTCGCAGGCGGGCTTGAACTCGCCTGCTGGTGCGATCTGCGGGTGGTCGAAGAAGACGCCGTGTTCGGCGTGTTCTGTCGCCGATGGGGCGTGCCGCTGATCGACGGGGGCACTGTCCGGCTGCCGCGCATCGTCGGACGCGGGCGAGCGCTCGACATGATCCTCACCGGACGACCGGTTGGCGCCGAAGAGGCTCGAGACATCGGGCTCGCCACCCGCGTTGTCGCGAAGGGGAGCGCGCTTGAGGAGGCAGTCGCGCTGGCCCGGGAAATCGCCCGCTTTCCCCAGGCGACGATGCGATCCGACCGGCAGTCGCTTTATCTCGGCGAAGCTCTGGAGGTCGAGGCGGCGATGGCGATCGAGCTCGAACTCGGCATCGGCAACCTCGAGGAAGGCCGTGCGGGCGCCGGGCGATTTTCCGCCGGGCGCGGCCGGGCGGGAGATTTCGAGGACATCTAG
- a CDS encoding sulfite exporter TauE/SafE family protein → MIGAVPILLVLAFAATALLYASVGFGGGSTYAALLALSGLDYRLLPLLVLACNILVVAGSTLRFARAGVLPWRGAALVTALAAPAAFFGGLTPIDRTTFLALLGGSLVLTGITMLLPLSEVRAEEPSRGARAMPVLAAPLGYLAGLVGIGGGIFLAPLLHLTRWREARAIAATASFFILVNSLFGLAGQLVKRGPEAFGTAIGAGLPLLLAVVIGGQAGSLLALRFLPGRWIRWLTALLVMIVGLRLLAGL, encoded by the coding sequence GTGATCGGCGCGGTTCCGATCCTGCTCGTCCTCGCCTTCGCCGCGACCGCGCTGCTTTATGCGAGCGTCGGGTTCGGCGGCGGATCGACCTATGCGGCGCTGCTTGCGCTGTCGGGGCTCGATTACCGCCTGCTTCCGCTGCTTGTGCTTGCCTGCAACATCCTGGTCGTGGCGGGATCGACCCTGCGCTTTGCCCGGGCGGGCGTGTTGCCATGGCGCGGGGCGGCGCTCGTCACCGCTCTGGCGGCCCCCGCGGCGTTTTTCGGCGGCTTGACCCCGATCGACCGGACGACGTTCCTTGCCTTGCTTGGGGGGAGCCTCGTCCTCACCGGTATCACTATGCTGCTTCCGCTGAGCGAGGTGCGCGCCGAGGAACCTTCTCGCGGGGCCCGGGCAATGCCGGTCCTTGCCGCGCCGCTAGGCTATCTTGCCGGGCTGGTCGGGATCGGTGGCGGTATCTTCCTCGCCCCGCTGCTGCACCTGACCCGCTGGCGCGAGGCGCGGGCGATTGCCGCGACTGCGAGCTTTTTCATCCTTGTCAATTCGCTCTTCGGCCTCGCCGGCCAGCTGGTCAAGCGCGGTCCCGAAGCGTTCGGCACTGCCATCGGTGCGGGACTTCCCCTGCTGCTCGCGGTGGTGATCGGGGGGCAGGCGGGAAGCCTGCTCGCGCTGCGATTCCTGCCGGGCCGCTGGATCAGGTGGCTCACCGCACTGCTCGTCATGATCGTTGGCCTGCGGCTTCTCGCCGGGCTTTAG
- the secA gene encoding preprotein translocase subunit SecA → MLNTLMKSVFGSSNDRYVKSLGKIVNEINALEGRINSLSDEELKAQTPKLREMLDNGASLDDILPEAFATVREASFRVLGMRHFDVQMIGGIVLHRGEIAEMRTGEGKTLVATLAVYLNALEGKGVHVVTVNDYLARRDAEWMGQLYGWLGLSVGVIVPNMDEYSKREAYNADITYGTNNEFGFDYLRDNMKHDRGSMVQRPFNYAIVDEVDSILIDEARTPLIISGPTEDKSDLYVALDEVAKQIPKDWLDIDEKTKRVQLTEDGIDEVEKILVEKELLETENLYDVENTQVVHHLDQALVANFARQRDTDYIVKDDKVVIIDEFTGRMMEGRRWSNGLHQAVEAKEGVKIEPENQTMASITFQNYFRMYPKLSGMTGTAATEAAEFWDIYKVNVVEIPTNKPVQRIDEEDEFYKNTIDKFQAIAKAIQEKNAIGQPILVGTVSIEKSELLSQFLDKEGVKHEVLNARQHEREAGIVAQAGRLGAVTIATNMAGRGTDIQLGGNLEFRINDELGDMPEGPERDEAIERIKRELEEEKQKVLEAGGLFVLGTERHESRRIDNQLRGRSGRQGDPGLSRFYLCLEDDLLRIFGPDTLFAKMMNSNLQDGEAIGSKWLSKAIETAQKKVEARNYDARKNVVQYDDVMNDQRKVIYEQRAEIMDAEAVDDVVVDMRHDTINAVVSGACPPGSYPEQWDIAGLRERIDEVFGVEVPLDEWLEEDQVEPELIEERLRERTDAIMDEKIARFEEADWRRAEKEILLRQLDHHWKDHLATLDALRQVIWMRGIAQKQPINEYKQEAFGLFETMLDKLREDVTKFLFKNEFRPAQPAPVSLPDLPDFLTGHIDPLTGLDNSDDDDGSEERPELFGSLAGSPRAAAGPGGANRENPYANLNISRNAPCPCGSGNKYKHCHGAAGARQIA, encoded by the coding sequence ATGTTGAACACCCTCATGAAGTCCGTCTTCGGTTCGTCGAACGACCGCTACGTCAAATCGCTCGGCAAGATCGTGAATGAAATCAACGCGCTCGAAGGGCGGATCAATTCGCTCTCCGACGAAGAGCTGAAGGCCCAGACGCCCAAGCTGCGCGAGATGCTGGATAACGGCGCGAGCCTCGACGACATCCTGCCCGAAGCTTTCGCCACCGTGCGCGAAGCTTCGTTCCGTGTCCTCGGCATGCGCCATTTCGACGTGCAGATGATCGGCGGCATCGTTCTCCACCGCGGGGAGATCGCCGAGATGCGAACCGGCGAGGGCAAGACGCTGGTCGCCACGCTGGCCGTTTATCTCAACGCGCTAGAGGGCAAGGGCGTCCATGTCGTAACGGTCAACGATTACCTTGCCCGGCGCGACGCGGAATGGATGGGGCAGCTCTATGGCTGGCTCGGCCTCAGCGTCGGCGTGATCGTTCCCAACATGGACGAATATTCGAAGCGAGAAGCCTATAACGCCGACATCACCTACGGGACGAACAACGAGTTCGGCTTCGACTACCTGCGCGACAACATGAAGCACGATCGCGGATCGATGGTGCAGCGCCCGTTCAATTACGCGATCGTCGATGAGGTGGATTCGATCCTGATCGACGAGGCTCGCACGCCGCTCATCATCTCCGGCCCGACCGAGGACAAGTCCGATCTTTATGTCGCTCTCGACGAGGTGGCGAAGCAGATCCCGAAGGACTGGCTCGACATCGACGAGAAGACCAAGCGCGTCCAGCTGACCGAAGACGGGATCGACGAGGTCGAGAAGATTCTCGTCGAAAAGGAACTGCTCGAAACCGAAAACCTCTACGATGTCGAGAACACGCAGGTCGTCCACCATCTCGATCAGGCGCTGGTCGCGAATTTCGCCCGCCAGCGCGACACCGACTACATCGTCAAGGACGACAAGGTCGTCATCATCGATGAATTCACCGGCCGCATGATGGAAGGCCGACGCTGGTCGAACGGCCTGCACCAGGCGGTCGAGGCCAAGGAAGGCGTCAAGATCGAGCCGGAAAACCAGACGATGGCCTCGATCACCTTCCAGAACTATTTCCGGATGTATCCCAAGCTGTCCGGCATGACCGGGACCGCGGCCACCGAGGCGGCGGAATTCTGGGACATCTACAAGGTCAACGTCGTCGAGATCCCGACCAACAAGCCGGTCCAGCGGATCGACGAGGAGGACGAGTTCTACAAGAACACGATCGACAAGTTCCAGGCCATCGCCAAGGCGATCCAGGAAAAGAACGCCATCGGCCAGCCGATCCTGGTCGGCACGGTCTCGATCGAGAAGTCCGAACTCCTCTCGCAGTTCCTCGACAAGGAAGGCGTGAAGCACGAGGTGCTGAACGCCCGCCAGCACGAGCGCGAGGCGGGGATCGTCGCGCAGGCCGGGCGGCTCGGTGCGGTGACCATCGCGACCAACATGGCCGGCCGCGGGACCGACATCCAGCTTGGCGGCAATCTCGAATTCCGGATCAATGACGAACTCGGCGACATGCCCGAGGGGCCCGAACGCGACGAGGCGATCGAGCGGATCAAGCGCGAGCTCGAGGAGGAAAAGCAGAAGGTGCTCGAAGCCGGCGGCCTGTTCGTGCTCGGCACCGAACGGCATGAATCGCGCCGGATCGACAACCAGCTGCGCGGCCGCTCTGGCCGTCAGGGCGACCCGGGCCTGTCGCGCTTCTACCTCTGCCTCGAAGACGACCTCCTGCGCATCTTCGGCCCCGACACCCTGTTCGCCAAGATGATGAATTCGAACCTCCAGGACGGCGAGGCGATCGGCTCCAAATGGCTGTCGAAGGCGATCGAGACCGCGCAGAAGAAGGTCGAGGCGCGCAATTACGACGCGCGCAAGAACGTCGTCCAGTACGACGACGTGATGAACGACCAGCGCAAGGTCATCTATGAACAGCGCGCCGAGATCATGGATGCCGAAGCGGTCGACGATGTTGTCGTCGACATGCGCCACGACACGATCAACGCGGTCGTCTCGGGTGCCTGCCCGCCCGGTTCCTATCCCGAACAATGGGACATTGCCGGGCTCAGGGAGCGCATCGACGAGGTCTTCGGGGTCGAGGTCCCGCTCGATGAATGGCTCGAGGAAGACCAGGTCGAACCCGAACTGATAGAGGAACGGCTGCGCGAGCGGACCGATGCGATCATGGACGAGAAGATCGCCCGTTTCGAGGAAGCCGACTGGCGCCGCGCGGAAAAGGAAATCCTGCTGCGCCAGCTCGACCACCACTGGAAGGACCACCTCGCGACGCTCGACGCGCTCAGGCAGGTCATCTGGATGCGCGGCATCGCGCAGAAGCAGCCGATCAACGAATACAAGCAGGAAGCTTTCGGCCTGTTCGAGACCATGCTCGACAAGCTGCGCGAGGATGTGACCAAGTTCCTGTTCAAGAACGAATTCCGCCCTGCACAGCCTGCGCCGGTGAGCCTGCCTGACCTGCCCGATTTCCTAACCGGCCATATCGACCCGCTGACCGGGCTCGACAATTCGGACGATGATGACGGGTCGGAGGAGCGTCCGGAACTGTTCGGCTCGCTCGCCGGAAGCCCGCGCGCCGCGGCCGGCCCGGGCGGCGCGAACCGCGAAAACCCCTATGCCAACCTCAATATCAGCCGCAATGCGCCGTGCCCCTGCGGCAGCGGCAACAAGTACAAGCATTGCCACGGCGCGGCCGGGGCCCGGCAGATCGCCTGA
- the argJ gene encoding bifunctional glutamate N-acetyltransferase/amino-acid acetyltransferase ArgJ, translating to MDLDSSPLALPFPDMPAISGVRLRAVQARYKDWDRADLTFAEFAPGTSLAGVFTKSACASSEVELGRTQVKAGAARALIVNAGNSNAFTGYRGREAVEAIQSQVAEALGCTPSQVLVSSTGVIGVPLPKEKARAGIEAALEAKECGWEDAAQAISTTDTFLKGAHASAMLGETRVDLCGIVKGSGMIAPDMATMLGYVFTDADVAPGFLQEALERANAETFSCITVDGDTSTSDTVLVFATGKAGNRRIEDWNSPGADAFAAALADVCRRLAHLVVRDGEGASKFITVRVAGAASNESARRIGLAIANSPLVKTAIAGEDANWGRVVMAVGKAGEPADRDRLSIAFGGIWTAREGNPAEDYDEAPVAEHLKGRDIDLAVDLGIGEGRATVWTCDLTHGYISINADYRS from the coding sequence ATGGACCTCGATTCCTCGCCCCTCGCCCTTCCCTTCCCCGACATGCCCGCGATTTCCGGGGTGCGTCTGCGCGCCGTACAAGCGCGATACAAGGACTGGGACCGGGCCGATCTCACCTTTGCCGAATTCGCCCCGGGAACCAGCCTCGCGGGTGTCTTCACGAAAAGCGCCTGCGCCTCGAGCGAGGTGGAACTCGGCCGGACGCAGGTCAAGGCGGGCGCGGCACGGGCGTTGATCGTCAATGCAGGCAATTCCAATGCCTTCACCGGATATCGAGGGCGCGAGGCGGTCGAGGCGATCCAGTCCCAGGTCGCAGAGGCGCTGGGCTGCACGCCATCGCAGGTGCTTGTCTCATCCACCGGTGTGATCGGCGTGCCGCTGCCCAAGGAGAAGGCGCGTGCCGGGATCGAAGCGGCGCTGGAGGCGAAGGAATGCGGTTGGGAGGACGCGGCGCAGGCGATCTCCACCACCGACACTTTTCTCAAGGGTGCACATGCAAGTGCTATGCTCGGCGAAACCCGTGTCGATCTATGCGGCATCGTCAAGGGGTCGGGGATGATCGCGCCCGACATGGCGACCATGCTCGGCTATGTCTTCACTGATGCGGACGTTGCGCCCGGTTTCCTGCAGGAGGCGCTGGAACGCGCCAATGCCGAGACGTTTTCCTGCATCACCGTCGACGGCGACACCTCGACCAGCGACACGGTCCTGGTCTTCGCAACGGGCAAGGCCGGCAACCGCCGGATCGAGGACTGGAACAGCCCCGGCGCAGATGCCTTCGCCGCGGCACTGGCAGATGTCTGCCGCCGCCTCGCCCATCTCGTCGTGCGGGACGGGGAAGGCGCGTCGAAATTCATCACCGTGCGCGTGGCGGGCGCTGCCAGCAACGAAAGCGCGCGCCGCATCGGGCTCGCCATCGCCAATTCGCCGCTGGTCAAGACCGCGATCGCAGGCGAGGACGCGAACTGGGGCCGGGTGGTGATGGCGGTCGGCAAGGCGGGCGAACCGGCGGACCGCGACCGGCTCTCGATCGCGTTCGGTGGCATCTGGACCGCGCGCGAGGGCAATCCGGCCGAGGATTACGACGAGGCCCCGGTGGCCGAACATCTCAAGGGACGCGACATCGATCTCGCCGTCGACCTCGGCATCGGCGAAGGCCGCGCCACGGTTTGGACCTGCGACCTCACCCACGGCTACATCTCGATCAATGCGGATTACCGTTCATGA